Sequence from the Deltaproteobacteria bacterium genome:
AATCCTGAAACATCATCATGAATTCCACACAGCTCGGCACCTGCACCTGGCTTTGGGGGCTGGTAATGGGTGTGACGATGGGATCAATCCACAAATCCTCATTAGGAATGCCGAATTCCGCGGCCTTCAGCATTAACTCCGCTGCCAGCACGCCTCTTTCACTGGCATCCCGGGGCAGCCCGGAAGGTCCCCAGAGGAGGGCCACCAGGCCGGCATTGTATTTCTGGGCCAGGGGAAATTTTGCGGCCATGCTCTCCGGGCGAGCCATCACCGAATTGATGACGGGTTTGCCCTTTTTGTTTTGGTACACCTTCAAGCCCGCCTCGATGGCTTCGTTGTTAATCGTATCTAAGTACAAGGGAGTGTCAACAACTTCCTGCACGACTTTGACCACCCACTCCATTAATTCGGCGCCATCTTTCCGCGCCGGTCCCAAGTTGATATCTATATAGTCAACCCCAGCTTTGGCCTCGGCGATGGCCAGTTCCTGGATCGGCTTGGGGTCCCTGTCCTTCATCGCCGTACCTATTCTCTTAACCATTACATTAAGGTTTTCTCCGACACGAATCATCTGCTGCTGCTCCTCCTCAATTAATTTCTAATTACTAAACGCCCATTTTCAGGAACGGTGCCAGGTGAGCAGCTTCGCGCGGCCCGATCTTCACTTCCCATTCCGGTCCCAGTTCCTCTTCCAGATCGCCGCTGACGGCGGCCACAAATCCAGGAATGATGAGCTTCTTATGCTTGACTCGCTCGGTAATGCCACATTTCTTGACAAACTGGCCAATAGCATCACCGACAAATTTACCGGCAGCCCAGGCGGTAAGAACGGACAGTCCTTCCGTGTCCATGACCAAAAGCCAGCTCGACACGCGGCTCGCCTCTATTTCACCGGACACGATAAAGTAGGTCAAAGCAAAATTGGTGGTAATCAGTACGGGGGAATCCTCCGTGGGATTGCCGATCGGATAGATGCCCTGCTTCATCATCATCGGACGTTGCGGGTCGGTGTAGATATTGAGTCGCGAGACTAAAAGGGGGAATAAGACTTCTCCCTGGAAGTCGGAAAGAACTATAATTCCAGCATATTTGGCTATGAACATGGCAGCTATGAGCGCCTCCTTAGCTGGATTGGCCGTCATTTCGCAGGGGAAGGTGATCGTGGGAAATCCCAGGGAGCGATTCTTCTGCACCAGGGCGGCGCGGCGTAAAAATACCTGATCCTCGAAGGCGCGACGCACTGTTCGGGCGCCGGTGTCCAGGACGATGTCCTTTATTCCGGCCGCACTCAGTTTATCCGTCAGAGCGCTCAGGCTATCCATATTATCGGCCCTGGCAGCCAGCGGACATTTGTATTCCCTGGCTAAGGCCGCCAGCGCATCGCTGTTGCCATCGGTAGCGGCGTAAATCAGCGGCAGGCGAGCTGCCGATACCTTGACCGCAGCCGTCATGGCCTCCACATTGGTGCTCATGAGGACCAAAGCGGCATCCGTCTCATCCATGACCTTTTTGACCAGCGCTTCATACTTGCCGGCATCCCCGGATTCATTCTTGAGGGCGATCATCTCGGGACGCAGCACGAGTCCAATCCACTCATACCGCAATTCCTTAAAGCGTTTGATCCGACCCGCGACCTCGTCTGCGGCCATGGCATCGCTAATGAGAATAGCGAACCCCGGTTTGTTGACGAAGGTTTTTTCATGACGGAAAAGAACCGTTTCGCCGCCGATTTTCACCACGTTATCGCCCGGGCCAAAAGCAATCGGTCGAATGGGCGGCGCCGATGCTTCCGAAAGCTGAGCACTTGATTCCTCTGATATATGCGGGCATGAGGCTAATTCCGCCTTGGCTGCCGCCAGATTCATGGCAAAGGCCAGACAGGTAGGCACCCCGCATTCACCGCAGTTTGTTTTGGGCAATAACTTAAATATCTGAATCCCCGTCAGAGCCATTTCTACTCTCCTTCCAGCTTAAAAAAGTGCTGAGTTCCGAGTACTGAGTGCTGAGTACTTTCTTTTACTTAGTCCTCAGCACTTAGCACTCTTCCTTTATATGATCTATTAGACACTATCCCAGTATTGATTCCATGGTAAGCGCCGGGTGGTTCTTTTCCGTCAAGAACGGCAGAATCTCATCTTCTGTGACCCCGATCGTCTCATCGGCGATCATATCAACAAAATTGGCAATTCCCAGTTCGGCCGCCCGTTTCTCCAATCGCTCCCTCAGCTCCTCTTTGAGTATCTTGGGCAT
This genomic interval carries:
- a CDS encoding dihydropteroate synthase, whose product is MIRVGENLNVMVKRIGTAMKDRDPKPIQELAIAEAKAGVDYIDINLGPARKDGAELMEWVVKVVQEVVDTPLYLDTINNEAIEAGLKVYQNKKGKPVINSVMARPESMAAKFPLAQKYNAGLVALLWGPSGLPRDASERGVLAAELMLKAAEFGIPNEDLWIDPIVTPITSPQSQVQVPSCVEFMMMFQDFQEMAPGLKSTCGLSNVSNGAPDHLRPIINQTYMMMLERYGMVSCIVDAFDEEIKALASGSRPELRDIVARTMDGEDIAVASLTKEQVNFIKTTKVLIGKTLYSDSWLEF
- the acsC gene encoding acetyl-CoA decarbonylase/synthase complex subunit gamma, coding for MALTGIQIFKLLPKTNCGECGVPTCLAFAMNLAAAKAELASCPHISEESSAQLSEASAPPIRPIAFGPGDNVVKIGGETVLFRHEKTFVNKPGFAILISDAMAADEVAGRIKRFKELRYEWIGLVLRPEMIALKNESGDAGKYEALVKKVMDETDAALVLMSTNVEAMTAAVKVSAARLPLIYAATDGNSDALAALAREYKCPLAARADNMDSLSALTDKLSAAGIKDIVLDTGARTVRRAFEDQVFLRRAALVQKNRSLGFPTITFPCEMTANPAKEALIAAMFIAKYAGIIVLSDFQGEVLFPLLVSRLNIYTDPQRPMMMKQGIYPIGNPTEDSPVLITTNFALTYFIVSGEIEASRVSSWLLVMDTEGLSVLTAWAAGKFVGDAIGQFVKKCGITERVKHKKLIIPGFVAAVSGDLEEELGPEWEVKIGPREAAHLAPFLKMGV